The genomic interval AAGTCCCTGGCCGACAAGTGGCGCGTGCCCGTCACGAGCGGAAAGCGGGCCACGTTGGACCGGCAGCTCTCCCGGCTGGTGCTCTACAAGCGCAACATGCCGGTGGTGCCGGGGGCGGCCCAGGTGGACACCCACTACGCGGACCTCGCGGAGTCGGCGCGCGCGAAGCTGGAGACGGTGCAGGAGTATGACCTGCCCATCCCCCTGGGACGAGCGCGGCGGCCGGAGCGCTACCACTCCTTCCAGAACCACTTCCCCGCGCTGTATGGGCTGGGGCCTCAGGGGTTGCCCAGCGGCGCCAACGACGCGCGCCGGGCCCAGGCGTGGCAGCTCAAGGCCTATCTCCTGTTCTTCGACCAGGTGATGGCCAACTACTGCGCCCAACTGGCCCGGGTGCGCGAGCTGTTCTCCACCGACCCCGCCGTGCACCAGACGTACTTCTATCAGGCCGTCACCTCGTTCACGGACTTCGCCCGCATCTACGGCACCAGCGACGTGGCGCGGACCCTGGAGGACGAGGTCGAGGACGCGTCGGTGCTGGCCCAGCGGCGCAACCGGTTCCTGGAGCACCTGCTCGCCCGCTTCGCCGAGCGGTTCCACGAATACGCCTCGCTCATGTACTCGCGCTTCGGAGCGAGCCCTCGCAGCCTGGTGCGGGCGCAATGTGAGTTCCTGCGCCACCAGCCTGCCATCGGCGCGGAGCGGGGCCTGGCCTACAACGCCAGCCTCCCGGGGCAGGCCGACCTCTGGGACTCGGAGAACATCTCCGGCCTGGAGCGACGGGTGGCCCACCTGCTGGGCCTCACCGATTCGCGCCGGCGCGACCTCGGCCGGCCTCCCGGTGACGCCTTCCTGTCGGTCATCGCCGTCTCGGATTCGGAGTATCGCTTCCATGCGCTCCACCGCGACACGGGGGCCATCCTCCTGGAGAGCGAGAGCTTCTTCGTCTCGGAGGCGGTCGCGCGCGAGGCGATGCTCGTCACGCTGCGCTTCGCCCAGCTCCCTTCTGGCTATCAGCGTGTGGCCCTGGGCGCGGACAAGTACGTCTTCAACATCGTCGATGACCAGGGCACGGTGCTCGCCCGCCACGCGGCGTCCTTCGAGAGCGAGGAGGCGCTGGAGACCGCCATCGACGACCTGATGGTGTACCTGGGGGCGCACTACGCCGAGGAGGGCATGTACCTCATCGAGAACGTGCTCCTCCTGGCGGAGCAGAAGACGGACCCGCTCCTCCCGGTGTGCGTGGACCCCAACTGCACGGACTGCGCGGACGACGACCCTTATTCCTACCGCGTGCAGTTCATCCTGCCCGCGTACGCGGGTCGCTTCCGGGACATGGACTTCCGGCGCTTCGCAGAGGAGGTCATCCGGCAGGAGACGCCCGCGCACCTGTTGCCGAAGGTCTGCTGGGTCAGCCGGGAAGACATGACGCGGGTTGCGCAGGCCTACAAGCCCTGGCTGGAGCTGACGGCGGACGCCTCCGCGGAGGAGCGCGCGGCGAAGCTCCAGGCGCTCATCGATGCGCTGTACCAGGTGAAGAACGTCTACCCCGTGGCGCGGCTGGCGGAGTGTGAGAGCGGGGAGTCGCTCCCCAAGTTCATCGTCGGGCGCGGTGCGCTCGGCAGCGGCAACACCGGGGATTGAGAGCGGGACCGAGAAGGCCCGTCGGGGGCAGTCGATATGGCGCAGGCACTCATCAACTTGAGCAGCATTTCCACCGGCTACACCGTTTTCGAGAAGGACCAGGTCCTGACCGAGAAGCAGCTCAACAGTGTCTCCAGCTATCTGGACGACCAGGAGCGGCTGACACGCGTGAGCCTTTCGGGCGTGGGCATCTCCTGCGGCCTCCAGGTCTCACTCGCCGCCAACCGGGTGACGGTGTCGCGAGGCATCGGGGTGACGACCGACGGCGACCTCGCGCGGATGTCCGCCAACACCGTTTACGACCGCTTCAAGGAGTATGACCTCGCGGCGCCGGACTACGTGCCGTTCGGAGTCGGCCCGGCCCGGATGCCTCTCTTCGAGCTGGTGCGGGAGGGCGCGCAGGCCACGGGCAACGTCTATCCCTTGGGCGAGTTCGCGTCGCGGACGCAGCGGACCCTGGGCACCATGGTGGCCACGCTGCTGATGGAGAGCTACGAGGCCGACGAGGACCTCTGCTCGGGCACCGACTGCGACAACCTGGGCAAGACGGTGGTGAACACGCCCAAGGTCTTGCTCCTCGACAGGTCGAATGTCTCACGCCTCAAGGAGACCTTCACCACGCCGGACCGCGCCGCGCGCCTCCTGACGCCCGTGGTCGCGGACCGGCCGTCCATCACCGCCGCCGCGTCGCTGAACGACCTGGCGGTGGTGTACCGCACCGCCTGCAACGGCATCCACGCGAAGCTGGTGGCCGCGCTGCCGCGCATCTACACCCACGGCTCGGGCTTCCTCGCGGACCTGTTCCCGCAGGGTGACCCCACCTCGCTCTGGCTGGAGAAGCTGGCGTCGCTCCAGGTGTCCTTCGCCGGCATGGGCACGGGCATCCAGTACTACTACGACTTCCTCAAGGACGTGGTGGAGACCTATGAGGCGTTCCGCGAGCGGCTGTTCGGGGAGACCACGGTCTGCTGCCCCGACGTGGGCGTCTTCCCCAAGCACCTGCTGCTCGGAGGCGTCGCGGCCAGCACGCCGGAGGACCGGACCGGCTACTACCCGGCGCCCGCGGCCAGCATGACGACGGAGCAGCTGCGCCACGCGCGCTTCCTGGCGCAGAAGCTCCACACACTCATCACGATGTTCGTGTTGCCCACGGGCACATTGCCGGTGCGAGTCACTCCCAGCCTCTTCGAGGACCAGAGCCTGGAGGAGCGCGCCATCCCCTACTACTACGACGCGAACATCCACCGGACCTGGAGCTACGCGCGCGGCAAGCGCGGCGCGGAGGCCACCTGCTACTCGTACAACGCGGCCCAGTACAACGCGCAGGGCGCGGCGGCGAGCCCGCTCACGGCGCAGCTGGGGCGCTTCCCGTTCTTCCGTGTCGAGGGACACCTGGGCGGCAACGTGGAGACCGTGATGACGGCGCTCCAGGCGGAGATTCGCAACCGGAACCTGCCCTTCATCGTGCGCTCCATCATGTTGGGCACCGACAGGACGCGGCTGCCGCGCAAGCGCAAGCGCTACACCGACATGCACCGGCTCCACCACATGGTGCGCCAGGAGCTGTCGCACCAGATGGATGACGTCATTTCCTTCTCCAGCACCTTCAAGAACCAGGTGTTCACCGCGGTGGACCTGGGACAGGTGCGGGACATTCCCGAGGACGGGCAGGGCACTCCGGCGCGCACGGTGAAGGAGACGGCGACGCAGAAGAACACCGCCGTCAACGCCAAGGCCACCGGGGCCAAGTCGCAGCTGGTGAAGCCGTATGCGGACTACCAGACGAACAAGGCGGTGCTGAAGGCCGACATGCGCGACGCGATGCAGGCCGCCGGAGAGTTCAAGTACGAGCTGGGCAACGCGGTGAAGACCGAGTTCGTCACGCCGTTCGATGCGTACATCGGCAACCCCCATCACTGGTGGCTGGACTGGCTGGATGAGGAGATCAGCCTCTGGGAAGGCGGCGAGGACGACAAGCTGCTCTTCAACAAGTTCCTCACCGACAACCCGGGCGCGGAGCACTTCGCGGGCGTGGTGCGAGGCGGCACGTTCGTCCTCGTCTACGACCTCACGAACACGGTGGTGGCGGACTTCATGCTCTCCTACCACTGCCCCGAGCCCGTGGAGCAGGTGGTGGATGAGAAGCCGCTGCCCCGGCCTGACATCAAGCCCGGGTGGATTGTCACCAACGGCATCAAGGTCCTGCCGCCCGTCCAGAAATACGTGCGCGAGCGGCTGGACATCTTCCGCCAGGAGGCCGTGGACCCGAGGGTGAAGGAGATCGTCAAGCCGACGGAGGACTACTTCCGCGGCATCAAGGAGTCCTTCGAAATCATCGTGAAGCGGCCCGCGCTGACGGCCGACCCCATCAAGATTCCCACCAACTACCTGGAGATGAACCTGCGCGAGCTGGAGATGACGAGCGAGCGCGTGGACTTCGTTCGCAACCAGCTGCTTGAACCGGGCATCACTGAAACGGTGAAGACGCGGCTGCGCGCCGACCTCACGTTGGCTCAGCAGGAGCTGGCGGCGGCCATCTCCACCACCGCGCGGACCGTCTCGACATCCGGGCAGGACGTGGCCGTTGGCAGCGTCGAGTACAAGGCATTGACCGAGGCCGGTCAGAAGATGATGAAGCTCGACTCGTCCCGGCTGAAGACCGCGAAGAATGGGCTGTTGAGGGTGAGCACGTCGGGCAAGCCCATGCTCGCGTCGGTCATCACCAACATGATGACCATGAAGGGCGTCTAGTCCATGGCGCCGCTTCCCCACAGGATTCGTCGGCAACGCTGGCGGGTCCGGACGGGCTCCCCGGAGGAGGCCTTCGCCGCGCGCCAGCAGGTGCGCGACGAACTGGAGGGCGTGCTGATGCCCGCCTTCGAGCGCGCCTTCGACGAGGCCGCGCCAGGGGACGGCGTCGTGCACGTGTCCCGGCTGGAGCTTCACCTGCGCATCCCTGGCTCGGACGCCCTCGCGGCGCGGTTGCCCGAGCGGCTCTACCAGCAGGTGCGGGAGCAGCTGAGCCAGGCGGTCCGGAGTGGCGGCCTCGTGGACCGGGAGCACGGCACGGGGGGCCGGCACATGGAGCAGGGGGGCGCGTCCGGTGGAGTGGTGGTTCGAGGTGGAGCGTCGTCGGGGCCGCGAGGCGCGTCGGGTGTGATGGCGGGTCGAGGTCTCGCGGAGGTGACGCGCGGTGGTGTGCGCCGAGACGAGGAGTCCGGAGGACACACGGGGGCCGGCGAGGTGAAGGAAGCGCGTGGGCTCTGGCAGCTCCGGAGCCACTACCTGGAGACAGGTTCTCTGCCCTGGTCCTTGGTGGGACTGGAGCGGGAGCAGGTCCTCGGCACGCTGAAGTTGGAGGCGACCGAGGCGCTCGAGCATCTGCGTGTGCATGCAGTCACTGGGACTGGGCTCGATGCCCGTGAAGTGGCCTTCTGTTTCAGGCTGCTCCAGTTGCTCCCGGTCGAGCAATGGGCCCTCGTCGCCGCGGGAGTCGTGACAGGGGACCGGGGAGCGGAGGTCGCCCAGGCCATCGCCGTGTTGAGCGGTGAGTCCCCGGTGCCGCTCTCCCGCGACGCGCGGCTGATTCTTGCAGCGGTGCTCCTGGTCGCGAGCCGCACGGGACCGGAGACAGTCTCCGCTCAGGAGTGGGTGGCGCAGCTCGTTCGCGCCGTGGGAGAGAGCGGAGGCAGGACCGTCGAGGCGCTGACGTCGAGGCTGCCGGAACCGGCGGGCTCGCTGTTCAGACGTTGGTCGTCGCGGAAGGAAGGGCCGCGTCTCGAGGTCTCCCATCGGATGGCCTCTCAAGCGCATGCCGCGCGTGAGGGGCAGCCGGGCGCGCGCTCCGCGCCCTCTCCAGAGGTGCTTCACACCCCGGAGCCCGCGCGTGCCGCGCCCCGGCCTCCGGAGCGGAGCGCGGATGCCGAGCCCTTCCTGCTGCCGGTGAGCCACGCGGGGCTCCTGCTGTTGCACCCGTACCTGTCCCGCTTCTTCGAGAGCACCGGCGTCAAGGAGGCGAAGCGGGCGGAGCTTCCCGCCGACCAGTTGCCTCGCGCCGCGGCGCTGCTCCACCTGCTGGCGGTGGGGGAGGCGGAGGTCCACGAGTTCGAGCTGGACTTCATCAAGCTGCTGCTCGGCCTGCCACCCGATGCGCCTCTCCCGGTCTCCAGCGGGCTGCTCCAGTCCTCGGACCATGAAGAGGCGGACGCGCTGTTGCAGGCCGTCATCGAACACTGGAAGGCGTTGAAGAACACGTCGGTGCAGGGACTGCGCGGTTCGTTCCTGCGACGCCGTGGCTTCGTGCGTGAACAAGAACACGGCCTGCTGCTCCGCGTGGAGTCACAGGCCTTCGATGTCCTGCTGGGGGCCATTCCGTGGGGAATCGGCACGGTGAAGCTGTCATGGATGAGACGACCCATCTTCACGGAATGGCCGACGCACTGACGGACAACGCGAAGGACCTCGAGCGCGAGTTCGAGTGGTTCGCGCGGTTCCTCGATGCCCGGCTCAAGTCCTACTTCGGCTCGGGGGAAGGGCCTCGCGAGGACCCCCGGAAATTGCCGCCTCCGTCGCTCGACGGGAGCCGCTCGCCGTACGCCCTGTTCATCCAGCAGCACCAGGTGCCACCGCCCCAGCGGCTCATCCTCCTGCTCGCGCTGCTGCCCCATGTCCGGCCCCAGTTGCTCGACGTGCTGTGGACGCGCAACGAAGCCACCCAGCGAGGCTTCACCGAGTTCGGCGGCGCGCATGGCGCAAACCACGGCGGGTTCCTTCCCACTGGAGAGACCGCGGCCTTCCTGCTGTCGGGCGACGACCTGGCCGCGCGCTTCGAGACGACGCGCCTGTTCGAGGGCGACCACTTCCTCGCGCGCAACAACGTGCTGCACCTGTCGCCCGTGGCGGCGGGGGAGTCCCAGCTCGGCGGGGTGCTGACCCTCGCGCGTGAGTACCTGCACCGGTTCACCACGGGCCTGGAGCGCAAGCCCACCTTCAACAGCGACTTCCCGGCGCGCCTCATCCAGACCGAGATGGAGTGGAAGGACCTGGTCCTTCCCCAGAGCACCCTGGAGCAATTGGAGGAAGTGAAGAGCTGGGTGCTGCATGGCCGCGCCCTGCTGCGCGACTGGGGCATGAGCCACAAGCTGCGCCCGGGCTTCACCAGCCTCTTCCACGGGCCCCCGGGGACGGGGAAGACCTTGTCCGCATGCCTGCTGGGAAAGCACTGCGGATGTGACGTCTACAAGGTCGACCTGAGCATGGTCGTCTCGAAGTACATCGGCGAGACGGAGAAGAACCTCGCGCGGGTGTTCGACCTGGCCGAGCACAAGCGGTGGATTCTCTTCTTCGACGAAGCGGACGCCCTCTTCGGAAAGCGGACCCGGGTGGACGACTCGCACGACCGCTTCGCGAACCAGGAGATCAGCTTCCTGCTCCAGCGCATCGAGGACTTCGACGGAGTGGTCATCCTGGCCTCGAACTTCAAGGCCAACATCGACGACGCCTTCGTCCGCCGCTTCCAGTCCGTGGTGCAGTTCCCCGTGCCTCGGCCGGCAGAGCGCCTGCGCCTGTGGAAGGAGGCCTTCCCTGTCAAGGCGACGCTCGAGGCGCGCATCGACCTGGCTCGCATCGCGGAGCGGTTCGACGTCGCGGGCGGAACCATCATGAACGTCGTCCGGTACTCCTCGCTCAAGGCGCTGGGACGGGGTGGCAGCACCATCCTGCTCGAGGACGTGGAGGAAGGGCTTCGCCGCGAGCTCCTGAAGGAAGGGCGGTCGCTCTAGGCCATGGAAACCGCGCAGCACAAGACGGTGAATCGCGCCGCGACGACGCGTCCGGCCCCGGCGGTGCATCCCGTCGTGCAGGGCTCGTCCGGCCCCGCCGTACAGCTCCAGAGCGCGCTCCGGGTGTCCTCGCCCAAGGACTCCGCCGAGGTGGAGGCCGAGTCCACCGCCAGGAAGGTCATGAGCATGAGCACGCCCGAGGCCACCGTGACGGCCACGGGCGCCGGCGGTGCGGGCCTCCAGCGCAAGCCCGGCGTGGATGAGAAGCTCAAGGACGGGCCGCCGCGCCGCATGCGGTCACCCCACGTCGCCCGGTTCGCGGACGCCGTGGGGTTGATGCAGCGCAAGGCCGAGGGCCAGCCCAACGTGGCCTCCAACGTCGCGGCGGACATCGCCAACAGCGGCTCTTCGGGCTCTCCGCTGCCGCTGAGCGTGCGCCGCTTCATGGAGCCGCGCTTCAAGGCGGACTTCAGCGGGGTCCGCATCCACACGGGCGCCAAGGCCTCGCAGTTGAGCCGGCAGCTCAATGCCCAGGCCTTCACGGTGGGCAATCAAATCTTCTTCGGCAAGGACCGCTTCCGGCCCGAGAGCGCGGACGGCCAGGAGCTCATCGCGCACGAGCTCACCCACACCATCCAACAGGGCGCCGCCCCACAGCAGGCCACCGTCCACCGAAGCGAAGACGTCACCGTGACGCAGCAGTCGACGCCGCAGGTCCAGCGCCTGGGCATCAGCGACGCGCTCGATTACTTCGCCGACAAGGCCTACAACATTCCCGGCTACCGGATGTTCACCATCATCCTGGGAGTCAACCCCATCAACATGAGCCGCGTGGACCGTAGCGCGGCCAACATCCTTCGCGCCGTCATCGAGTTCCTCCCGGGTGGGCACCTCATCACCCAGGCGTTGGACAACCACGGTGTCTTCGAGAAGGTGGGCGCCTGGGTCGAGGAGCAGATCCGCTCGTTGGGGATGACAGGCAGCATCATCAAGGACGCCATCAACCGCTTCCTCGACTCGCTGGGCTGGTCGGACATCTTCGACCTGGGCGGTGTCTGGGACCGGGCCAAACGCATCTTCACCGAACCCATCGACCGCATCATCAGCTTCGGCAAGGGGCTGGTCACCGGCATCATCCGGTTCATCAAGGACGCCATCCTGCGCCCGCTCGGGAGGCTGGCGGAGGGGACACGCGGCTACGACTTGCTCAAGGCCATCCTGGGCGAGGACCCCGTCACCGGAGACCCGGTGCCTCGCACCGCCGACACGCTGATTGGCGGCTTCATGAAGCTGATTGGCCAGGAGGAGGTCTGGAACAACCTGAAGCAGGCCAACGCGGTGGCTCGCGCCTGGGCCTGGTTCCAGGGGGCCATGGGCTCGTTGATGGGCTTCGTGCGAGAGATTCCGGGGCTGTTCGTCCGGGCCTTTACGTCGCTCGAGCTGATGGACATCGTCCTGTTGCCTCGCGCCTTCTCCAAGGTGGCGTCGGTGTTCGGCAACTTCATCGGACGGTTCATCAGCTGGGCGGGAGAGTCCGTCTGGAACCTGCTGGAGATCATCTTCGCGGTGGTGGCGCCCGGGGTGATGCCGTACCTGCGCAGGGCGGCCGCGACGTTCCGCACCATCCTGCGCAACCCCATCGGCTTCATTGGCAACCTGGTTCGCGCGGGCATCATGGGCTTCCGTCAGTTCTCCGCGAACTTCCTGACCCACCTGCGTGCATCGCTCGTCGGCTGGATTACGGGGGCGATGGGAGGCGCGGGCATCCACATCCCGCAGGGCCTCACGCTGCCGGAGATTCTCAAGTTCGTGCTGAGCGTGTTGGGGCTCACCTGGCAGAACATCCGCCAGAAGCTGGTGCGAGCCGTTGGTGAGTCCGCGGTGCGTGCGATGGAGACCGCGTTCGACCTGGTCGTCACGCTCGTGACGCAGGGGCCCGCCGCGGCGTGGGAGAAGATTCTGGAGAGCCTCACCAACCTTCGCGACATGGTCATGGAGCAGATCATGACCTTCGTGAAGGACCGCGTGGTGCAGGCGGCGATTACGCGGCTGTTGACGAGCCTCAACCCCGCGGGCGCGTTCATCCAGGCCATCATCGCCATCTACAACACGGTGATGTTCTTCGTGGAGCGGCTGCGCCAGATTTCGCAGGTGGCGGTGTCGTTCATCGACTCGATGACGGCCATCGCCAGTGGCGCGTTGGCCCCCGCGGCGAGCCGCGTGGAACGGACGATGGCGGGGCTCCTGACGCTCGTCATCAGCTTCCTGGCGCGCATCGCGGGCCTGGGGCGGGTGAGCGACGCGGTGACGGGAGTCATCAACCGGGTTCGCCAGCCCATCGACCGCGGCCTCGACAGGGTGGTGGATTGGATCATCGCGCAGGCGCGACGGCTGGGCCGGTTCATCGCGCAGGCGGGTGTGCCGCAGGACCCGGCGGAGCGGCTGCGGCTCGGCATGAGGGCGGCGCTGGCCGCGGTCAACCGGTTCGCGGGCAGGCGCGTGGGAGTGGCGGTGCTCAATCCGCTGCTCGCCGCCATCCGGATCCGCTATGGCTTCCAGACCCTGAGCCTGTTCCCCGCACAGCGCCGCTGGGGTGTGCGAGGCCAGGTCAACCCGACCGCTGATGGGATTGGCGACGCGCTGAACGAGTCGACTCCGGCGTCGGAGGGGTTCCGCTACGGCATCCGGACGACTCCGGGTGTCATCGATGGCCCGCGCGTGGGCCAGTCCCGGGGAGGGCAGCTGAGCGCGGCCTCGGGCGCGAGGTCTCCGCGCGGGTACATCGGCAACACGCCCGTGTCCCTTGGCGGCCCTCAACCGTCCAGCATCGCGAGCCAGTACCTCTCCGCCTTCGGTTCACCCCAGGAGGCGGGCCAGCGCTTCAGCCTGGTCATCGCGGTGAACGCCGTGAACGACCTGGCCGGCCGGAACGCCGCCGAAGTCACCCGGCGAGCCTCTGGTGGCGCGGGTGCGGCGTATCCATGGGCCGTCATCGGGTTGATGTGGAGGCCGCGCTGGTTCGACCGGACGACGAACGCCGAAGTCGCCGACATCAACGTGGTGCGCAACGCCTACAACAATGCGCAGCTCACTCCGCCCGAGGCACGTGCGGCCGCCGATGCCGAAGAGGCACGCAACCGGTCCAACGCGGCGGTCATCCCCTATGGCGCCTTGCGCACGCAGCTCCTCCAGTCTGGCGAGACGGCGGCCTTCCGCGGTGGCTTGCTGCAACGGGTGGATGCGGTCTTCGTCCACGTCTCCGACCCGGACACCGTCAACTTCAACCCCGCGCGAGAAGGGGCCGGTGGTGCTGGCAACGAGGCCCTCTTCCAGCGGTTCGACCGAATCCTCAATGCCATCACGCGAGATGTGGGGCCGCGGTCGCGCCGAGGGCGGCCGCAGAGCGACGGAGGGGGCCCCATCGTCGCGACGGGCGGCTATGAGTTCGAACTCCGGATGGACCCGCCGGTGACGGGACAGACGGCGGACCTGAGGACGCGGCTCAGCGCGCAACTCGACATGGCCGTGCGTCAGGCGATGGCCTCCGTCGACCCGCGCTCGGTCTACTTCCCGGAGCCCAACCTCCTCATCCAGCTCACCCCGCAGACCCTCCGAGCATCCTTCGGGACGGGCCGGCTGGAGTCTCGCCGGCTCATCTCGAGCATCGAGGCGAGCGGCGCGCGTCCCCGTCTGGTCTTTGACCTCCGGGCTTCGCTGGCGACGGGAGCGCAGCGATTCGAAATCTCGGCCGAGGGCACCTCCATCCGGTCGACCTGGGGGCAGATGGATGACGTGAGCAATGCCGAGCTGGAGGCCATGTTGAACAGCGCGCAGTCGCATGCCCGTCAGCGCAACTGGGCGCTGCAGGTCTGCACGTCGTATGGCCTGCCATCACAGACCGCGCTCAGGCCCCTGAACGACCTGTGGATGCGGTACTTCCCTGTCTCGTCGCTGCTGTGCGGTTACGACGTGGGAACCCTGAAGCAGAACGTGGTGGGCAACCGGTTCACGTCCATGAGCGGATATGGACAGGTCGACGCCATCCGCCAGCAGTTGTTGCTCTCCATCTCCCGCGGACAGACGCCCACGGCGGAGCATGTCCAGTTGGCGGACCGCATCGTCGAGCTCGCACGGCAGGGCGGACTCGGGCTCGGAAGGGCCCTGGCGGAGATGTTCCGTCGGAGCAGCTCGAGCGGGTAGTCCTCCCCTTCGAGAGCCGAGGCTTCGAAAGGGGAGGGTTCCGTGGGAACGGGCTCAGGGCTCGTTCGCGCGGAGCAGGTCCCTCATCGTCGCGAACAAGGGCTTGAGCGCTTCGGGCTGCTTGTCGGGGTCCACCACCGTGCTCTTCCGCACATCACAGGACTCATAGGTGAGCTCGTAGGTCCCCTGGTCGTAGCAATCCGGGCAGCCATACTGCGCATCCCAGGTGATGGTGTTTCCGGAGTCGAGCGCGGTCTTCACCGCATCGAGCTCCGCCGCGGTCAGCATGAAGTCCCGCGTCGTCTCGGGGCGCCCTTGGTGGTCCGCGCGGGCCGCGCTTCCAACACCCTCGCTCGACACCACGACCTTGCCGATGCAGCCCTCGTGGCAGAAGCCATAGTACTCCTCGAAGGTCAGCTTGAAGGACGCGCACGCGACCTCCCGCTTCGTGTCATCCTCGGACCCGTCGGGCGAGCCCTCCGAACCGCCGCAGCCCACGGCCAGCACCGCGACAGCCAC from Myxococcus stipitatus carries:
- a CDS encoding ATP-binding protein, giving the protein MADALTDNAKDLEREFEWFARFLDARLKSYFGSGEGPREDPRKLPPPSLDGSRSPYALFIQQHQVPPPQRLILLLALLPHVRPQLLDVLWTRNEATQRGFTEFGGAHGANHGGFLPTGETAAFLLSGDDLAARFETTRLFEGDHFLARNNVLHLSPVAAGESQLGGVLTLAREYLHRFTTGLERKPTFNSDFPARLIQTEMEWKDLVLPQSTLEQLEEVKSWVLHGRALLRDWGMSHKLRPGFTSLFHGPPGTGKTLSACLLGKHCGCDVYKVDLSMVVSKYIGETEKNLARVFDLAEHKRWILFFDEADALFGKRTRVDDSHDRFANQEISFLLQRIEDFDGVVILASNFKANIDDAFVRRFQSVVQFPVPRPAERLRLWKEAFPVKATLEARIDLARIAERFDVAGGTIMNVVRYSSLKALGRGGSTILLEDVEEGLRRELLKEGRSL
- a CDS encoding diguanylate cyclase — translated: MLSLTISRKETLEPRLDQEQLFALGLEHVRRLAHRVWTDHNTHDPGVTTLELLSYALTDLSYRTSFPLEDLLATESNNAANMKAQFFTARQVLPMRPLTVLDYRKLLIDLPGVKNAWLRPESVRYFLAPSTARLYWQAPALPGVREVHVRGVHRVLVDFMDGVTAEQQATILQSVTTRLEANRNLGERFSGVDVVAPEEFVLCGELELSPDADSARVKAEILFQVQQYLSPPVPSYSLSEMLERRRADGSRYTVQDLFEGPALECGFIDDEELERAELRTELRLSDVISILMDIPGVRAVRDVLINPKGATKSLADKWRVPVTSGKRATLDRQLSRLVLYKRNMPVVPGAAQVDTHYADLAESARAKLETVQEYDLPIPLGRARRPERYHSFQNHFPALYGLGPQGLPSGANDARRAQAWQLKAYLLFFDQVMANYCAQLARVRELFSTDPAVHQTYFYQAVTSFTDFARIYGTSDVARTLEDEVEDASVLAQRRNRFLEHLLARFAERFHEYASLMYSRFGASPRSLVRAQCEFLRHQPAIGAERGLAYNASLPGQADLWDSENISGLERRVAHLLGLTDSRRRDLGRPPGDAFLSVIAVSDSEYRFHALHRDTGAILLESESFFVSEAVAREAMLVTLRFAQLPSGYQRVALGADKYVFNIVDDQGTVLARHAASFESEEALETAIDDLMVYLGAHYAEEGMYLIENVLLLAEQKTDPLLPVCVDPNCTDCADDDPYSYRVQFILPAYAGRFRDMDFRRFAEEVIRQETPAHLLPKVCWVSREDMTRVAQAYKPWLELTADASAEERAAKLQALIDALYQVKNVYPVARLAECESGESLPKFIVGRGALGSGNTGD
- a CDS encoding contractile injection system tape measure protein, whose product is MAPLPHRIRRQRWRVRTGSPEEAFAARQQVRDELEGVLMPAFERAFDEAAPGDGVVHVSRLELHLRIPGSDALAARLPERLYQQVREQLSQAVRSGGLVDREHGTGGRHMEQGGASGGVVVRGGASSGPRGASGVMAGRGLAEVTRGGVRRDEESGGHTGAGEVKEARGLWQLRSHYLETGSLPWSLVGLEREQVLGTLKLEATEALEHLRVHAVTGTGLDAREVAFCFRLLQLLPVEQWALVAAGVVTGDRGAEVAQAIAVLSGESPVPLSRDARLILAAVLLVASRTGPETVSAQEWVAQLVRAVGESGGRTVEALTSRLPEPAGSLFRRWSSRKEGPRLEVSHRMASQAHAAREGQPGARSAPSPEVLHTPEPARAAPRPPERSADAEPFLLPVSHAGLLLLHPYLSRFFESTGVKEAKRAELPADQLPRAAALLHLLAVGEAEVHEFELDFIKLLLGLPPDAPLPVSSGLLQSSDHEEADALLQAVIEHWKALKNTSVQGLRGSFLRRRGFVREQEHGLLLRVESQAFDVLLGAIPWGIGTVKLSWMRRPIFTEWPTH
- a CDS encoding eCIS core domain-containing protein, producing the protein METAQHKTVNRAATTRPAPAVHPVVQGSSGPAVQLQSALRVSSPKDSAEVEAESTARKVMSMSTPEATVTATGAGGAGLQRKPGVDEKLKDGPPRRMRSPHVARFADAVGLMQRKAEGQPNVASNVAADIANSGSSGSPLPLSVRRFMEPRFKADFSGVRIHTGAKASQLSRQLNAQAFTVGNQIFFGKDRFRPESADGQELIAHELTHTIQQGAAPQQATVHRSEDVTVTQQSTPQVQRLGISDALDYFADKAYNIPGYRMFTIILGVNPINMSRVDRSAANILRAVIEFLPGGHLITQALDNHGVFEKVGAWVEEQIRSLGMTGSIIKDAINRFLDSLGWSDIFDLGGVWDRAKRIFTEPIDRIISFGKGLVTGIIRFIKDAILRPLGRLAEGTRGYDLLKAILGEDPVTGDPVPRTADTLIGGFMKLIGQEEVWNNLKQANAVARAWAWFQGAMGSLMGFVREIPGLFVRAFTSLELMDIVLLPRAFSKVASVFGNFIGRFISWAGESVWNLLEIIFAVVAPGVMPYLRRAAATFRTILRNPIGFIGNLVRAGIMGFRQFSANFLTHLRASLVGWITGAMGGAGIHIPQGLTLPEILKFVLSVLGLTWQNIRQKLVRAVGESAVRAMETAFDLVVTLVTQGPAAAWEKILESLTNLRDMVMEQIMTFVKDRVVQAAITRLLTSLNPAGAFIQAIIAIYNTVMFFVERLRQISQVAVSFIDSMTAIASGALAPAASRVERTMAGLLTLVISFLARIAGLGRVSDAVTGVINRVRQPIDRGLDRVVDWIIAQARRLGRFIAQAGVPQDPAERLRLGMRAALAAVNRFAGRRVGVAVLNPLLAAIRIRYGFQTLSLFPAQRRWGVRGQVNPTADGIGDALNESTPASEGFRYGIRTTPGVIDGPRVGQSRGGQLSAASGARSPRGYIGNTPVSLGGPQPSSIASQYLSAFGSPQEAGQRFSLVIAVNAVNDLAGRNAAEVTRRASGGAGAAYPWAVIGLMWRPRWFDRTTNAEVADINVVRNAYNNAQLTPPEARAAADAEEARNRSNAAVIPYGALRTQLLQSGETAAFRGGLLQRVDAVFVHVSDPDTVNFNPAREGAGGAGNEALFQRFDRILNAITRDVGPRSRRGRPQSDGGGPIVATGGYEFELRMDPPVTGQTADLRTRLSAQLDMAVRQAMASVDPRSVYFPEPNLLIQLTPQTLRASFGTGRLESRRLISSIEASGARPRLVFDLRASLATGAQRFEISAEGTSIRSTWGQMDDVSNAELEAMLNSAQSHARQRNWALQVCTSYGLPSQTALRPLNDLWMRYFPVSSLLCGYDVGTLKQNVVGNRFTSMSGYGQVDAIRQQLLLSISRGQTPTAEHVQLADRIVELARQGGLGLGRALAEMFRRSSSSG